One window of the Mycobacterium xenopi genome contains the following:
- a CDS encoding IS3 family transposase (programmed frameshift), translated as MPSKYDENTKAKAVRLVREHRDDYETEWAAMRAISARLGMSAETLRKWVRQAEVDDGEAAGVPTETARELRELRRKTKELEQTIEILKAATNFLRAGVRPATPLICEFIDEHKDRFGVVPMCRALGVQGVAIAPRTYWAHRSSAPSKRALWDTTITEILAGVYEPDEHGKRPPECLYGSLKMWAHLQRQGIPVARCTVERIMRKHGWRGATRARTIRTTERDPAAARAPDLVRRRFHASRPNELDVADFTYVPLDGGGFGYTAFVIDAYAGLIAGWECSLTKNTAFVERAIRQATAYRARQGHPLTGDTIHHSDAGSQYTATHFTETLMLAGLVPSIGTVGDALDNALAETTIGLYKTECVRAGSPFRTGPIRTLADLENITSAWVHWYNTARLMHRLGRRPPAEAEAEYYARLQAGDPISSP; from the exons ATGCCGAGCAAGTACGATGAGAACACCAAGGCCAAGGCGGTGCGGCTGGTCCGAGAGCATCGCGATGACTACGAGACCGAGTGGGCGGCGATGCGCGCGATCTCGGCGCGGTTGGGGATGAGCGCGGAGACGCTGCGCAAATGGGTGCGCCAGGCCGAGGTGGACGACGGTGAGGCTGCGGGTGTGCCGACTGAGACCGCACGCGAGCTGCGGGAGCTGCGCCGCAAAACCAAGGAACTTGAGCAAACGATCGAAATACTAAAGGCCGCAACAA ACTTTCTTCGCGCGGGAGTGCGACCCGCTACACCGCTGATCTGCGAGTTCATCGACGAACACAAGGACCGGTTCGGGGTCGTACCGATGTGCCGCGCCCTGGGTGTCCAGGGCGTGGCGATCGCCCCACGCACCTACTGGGCACACCGGTCGTCGGCGCCGTCAAAACGGGCCCTGTGGGACACCACGATCACCGAGATCCTCGCCGGCGTCTATGAGCCTGACGAGCACGGCAAACGCCCACCGGAGTGCCTGTACGGCAGCCTGAAGATGTGGGCGCACCTGCAGCGCCAGGGCATCCCGGTGGCGCGCTGCACGGTCGAACGGATCATGCGCAAGCACGGCTGGCGCGGGGCCACGCGCGCCCGGACGATACGCACTACCGAGCGCGATCCGGCCGCCGCGAGAGCGCCGGACCTGGTGCGGCGGCGCTTCCATGCATCGCGGCCCAACGAGCTGGACGTGGCGGACTTCACCTACGTGCCGCTCGATGGCGGCGGGTTCGGCTACACCGCATTCGTAATCGACGCCTATGCCGGGCTGATCGCGGGCTGGGAGTGCTCGTTGACGAAGAACACCGCCTTCGTCGAGCGGGCGATCCGCCAAGCCACGGCATACCGGGCGCGGCAGGGACATCCGCTCACCGGTGACACGATTCATCACAGCGATGCCGGATCACAATACACCGCAACACATTTCACTGAGACACTGATGCTGGCCGGACTCGTCCCGTCGATCGGGACTGTCGGGGACGCCCTCGATAACGCGTTGGCCGAAACCACGATCGGGCTCTACAAAACCGAGTGCGTGCGCGCGGGCTCCCCGTTCCGCACCGGACCGATCCGCACCCTCGCCGACCTGGAGAACATCACCTCGGCGTGGGTGCACTGGTATAACACCGCCAGGCTCATGCACCGCCTTGGCCGCCGCCCGCCAGCCGAAGCCGAGGCCGAGTACTACGCCCGGCTGCAAGCCGGCGACCCCATCAGCAGTCCGTAG
- a CDS encoding methyltransferase family protein yields the protein MKATPKMLVSAVVEPVVFGLLLFLAAGTFDYWQAWVFLAVYALLTWIPGIYLLRTNPAALQRRMRGGPAAEIRKMQKAVMGGLWLSLAALLIVSTLGHRFGWALVPTPICLLGDLFVAVGLGVAILVIIQNNYAAATVRVEANQKLISTGLYGFVRHPMYTGNVVVMIGIPLALGSYWGLVFVLPGVLALVLRIRDEEKLLRDELDGYPEYAQKVRYRLVPGMW from the coding sequence GTGAAAGCCACTCCCAAAATGCTGGTGTCCGCCGTTGTCGAGCCTGTTGTGTTCGGCCTGTTGCTGTTTTTGGCAGCCGGCACATTCGATTACTGGCAGGCCTGGGTTTTTCTGGCGGTGTATGCGCTTTTGACTTGGATCCCGGGCATTTACCTGCTGAGGACGAATCCCGCTGCGCTTCAACGACGGATGCGGGGTGGGCCGGCGGCGGAGATCCGGAAGATGCAGAAGGCCGTTATGGGTGGCCTGTGGTTGTCGCTGGCGGCACTGTTGATCGTCAGCACCCTGGGGCATCGCTTTGGGTGGGCGCTCGTACCGACACCGATCTGCTTGCTTGGGGATCTTTTTGTCGCGGTCGGCCTTGGGGTAGCAATTCTTGTGATCATTCAAAACAACTACGCGGCCGCTACGGTGCGGGTGGAAGCCAATCAGAAGCTTATCTCTACGGGCTTGTATGGGTTCGTGCGTCACCCGATGTACACCGGAAATGTGGTTGTCATGATCGGCATACCACTAGCGCTTGGCTCCTACTGGGGGCTCGTCTTTGTTTTACCTGGCGTACTTGCATTGGTCTTGCGAATCCGCGATGAAGAGAAACTGCTCCGCGATGAGCTCGATGGTTACCCTGAGTACGCCCAGAAAGTTCGCTATCGCCTGGTGCCAGGTATGTGGTGA
- the pks2 gene encoding sulfolipid-1 biosynthesis phthioceranic/hydroxyphthioceranic acid synthase: MVSFGAINHGVDRSTSANSSPTKGATPVTPIAVIGMACRLPGGIDSPELLWEALLRGDDLVTEIPPDRWDADEYYDPEPGVPGRSVSKWGAFIDDVAGFDADFFGISEQEAIAIDPQHRLLLEVSWEAAEHAGLSPARLAGTRTGVYVGLGHNDYQLVAADAHALEGPYGFLGNGYCMGSGRISYALGVHGPALTVDTACSAGLVTVHMACRGLSDGECDLALAGGSAVALDPRKFSAGSAGGMLSPTGRCRAFDVAADGFVGGEGTVVVLLKRLADALRDGDRILAVVRGTALNNDGRTVTITTPSRSAQVEAYRDALAVAGVDASSIGMVETHGTGTPTGDPIEYASLAEVYGIDTPCALGAAKTNFGHSQSTAGTLGLVKAILALQHGVIPRNLHFTRLPDDVAQIETNLFVPQENTPWPINGNAPRRAAVSAYGFSGTNAHAIVEQAPETTEAAGQHDGTAQAATEPLLFPLSSTSADELRRTAGRIANWVQAHDNVALPDLAYTLARRRAHRPVRTTVIANNRQELIDALREVAEGDTPYQPAVGQDDRGPVWVFSGQDSQWAGMGAQLLATEPVFAATVAQAEPMIAGESGFSVTEALTAPEVVTGQERIQPTLFTMQVALAATLKAYGVRPGAVIGHSLGEAAAAVAAGALSLEDGLRVICRRSQLMSRVAGTGATASVELPAKDVLSELTARGINDVVVAIVASPQSTVIAGAAETVRELVAAWEQRDVMAREVPTDVAFHSPQVDPILGELTDALAELNPMTPEVPFYSATLFDPREEPVCDARYWADNMRRMVRFAAAVQAALEDGYRVFAEVSPHPLLSHALDQTARNLDIPLAAVAGMRREQPLPFGLRGFVADVHNAGAAVDFSVLYPAGRLVDAPLPTWTHRRLFWNREAQDSPMHGACTVSVHPLLGSHVRLQEEPERHAWQAEVGTDAQPWLGDHRIRDVAVMPGAGYCEMALAAARTVLGEASEVRDIRFERALRLDAQTTVGATASLTSPGVAEFSVETNQGGEQARHAAAVLQAADDEQPPARDMSALLAAHPHREDGDEVRRRLDARGVQFGPAFTALGTVYAGDEGTDTVLAEVALPRQIRSQQDAYGIHPALLDTCFQCIEGHRDVQALGEEVLGLPRGVRRLRAYGSVRNARYCYTRVVKADDSGVEADFELLDEHGTVLLTMQGGQWGARLSGDAYKERVLSERLLAIEWRQQEPAEVEHPDAGSWLLVSTAATADVVATRLTDALKSHGAYCTTMCWPPRADHVSNREEFENYLRTGGFSGVVILTGPKNGDAHDQSPLLGREYVQHLVRITRELPEVPGEAPRLYVVTRNAQKVLAGDVVNLEQAGLRGLVRVIGTEHPHLRATQIDVDEAVDADQLAQQLLGDSEEDETAWRNGAWYVARLYPAPLLPEERKTTRANHERDGMRMQIRTFGDLESMELVARERVSPGPGQIEVAVSASSINFADVLVAFGRYPAIEGRLPQLGTDFAGVVTAVGPDVTDHKVGDRVGGLSADGCWGTFVICDARLAVPLPAGLSVEQAAAVTTAHATAWYGLHELARMKAGEKVLIHSGTGGVGQAAIAMARAAGAEIFATAGSEQRRQLLRDMGIEHVYDSRSVAFADEIRRDTAGYGVDIVLNSVTGAAQRAGLELLAYGGRFIEIGKRDIYGDTRLGLFPFRRNLSFYGVDLALMTVTHPHRLRDVLSTVYQLVADGSLPMPETTHYPLADAATAIRVMSGAQHTGKLVLDIPHTGASRVVVPPAQAKVFRRDGAYLVTGGLGGLGLFLAEKMAAAGCGRIVLSSRSQPTAEAAEAIERIRGLGADVVVESGDITEADTAQRLVATATATGLPVRGVLHLAAVIEDATLTNITDELVEQDWAPKVYGAWNLHTATADQPLDWFCSFSSAAALVGSPGQGAYAAANSWLDAFTWWRRAQGLPATAIAWGAWAEIGRATAMAEGGAVAIDPDEGAYAFETLLRHDRAYTGYAPITGAPWLTAFAELSPFAEAFRSTGQNIGGTSKFLAELKELPIDEWPTRLRRLLSDQVSLILRRSVDPDRPLTEYGLDSLGALELRTRIEAETGIRINAGDLTSIGTIRGLADLLVEKLAPAEAA, from the coding sequence AGGAGGCGATCGCGATCGACCCTCAGCACCGGCTACTGCTGGAAGTCTCTTGGGAAGCAGCCGAGCACGCGGGGCTGAGCCCGGCGCGTTTGGCCGGCACGCGCACAGGCGTGTACGTGGGCTTAGGACACAACGATTACCAGCTGGTGGCTGCCGACGCCCACGCGTTGGAGGGGCCCTACGGCTTTTTGGGTAACGGGTACTGCATGGGCTCGGGGCGGATCTCGTATGCCCTGGGGGTGCATGGTCCCGCCTTGACAGTGGACACCGCCTGCTCGGCCGGACTGGTCACGGTACATATGGCCTGCCGTGGCTTGAGCGACGGCGAATGCGACCTCGCCCTGGCCGGCGGTTCGGCGGTGGCACTGGATCCGCGCAAGTTCTCCGCGGGGTCGGCGGGCGGCATGCTGTCTCCGACCGGGCGCTGTCGGGCGTTCGACGTTGCTGCGGACGGGTTCGTGGGCGGCGAAGGCACTGTCGTGGTGTTGCTGAAGCGACTTGCGGATGCGCTGCGCGATGGTGACCGGATCCTGGCCGTGGTGCGCGGCACCGCCCTAAACAACGACGGCCGCACGGTCACCATCACCACGCCCTCGCGGTCCGCGCAGGTCGAGGCTTATCGTGACGCGTTGGCGGTGGCCGGGGTGGACGCAAGCAGTATCGGCATGGTGGAGACCCACGGCACCGGGACACCGACCGGCGACCCCATCGAATACGCCAGCCTCGCTGAGGTTTACGGCATCGACACTCCGTGCGCGCTCGGAGCCGCAAAGACCAATTTCGGCCACAGCCAGTCGACCGCGGGAACGTTGGGCCTGGTGAAGGCCATCCTGGCGCTGCAGCATGGCGTCATCCCGCGAAACCTGCACTTCACCCGCCTGCCCGACGACGTCGCCCAAATCGAGACCAATCTGTTTGTGCCGCAGGAAAATACGCCGTGGCCAATCAACGGCAACGCTCCGCGGCGGGCGGCGGTGTCGGCGTACGGGTTTTCGGGAACCAACGCGCACGCCATCGTCGAGCAAGCTCCCGAAACCACTGAAGCCGCTGGACAACACGACGGGACCGCCCAAGCAGCGACGGAACCGTTGCTGTTCCCGCTGTCGTCTACCTCGGCCGACGAACTGCGCCGCACCGCAGGCAGGATCGCCAACTGGGTGCAGGCACACGACAACGTGGCATTGCCGGACCTGGCCTACACGCTGGCTCGCCGGCGCGCGCACCGCCCGGTCCGCACCACCGTCATCGCCAACAACCGCCAGGAGCTCATCGACGCGTTGCGCGAAGTCGCCGAGGGCGACACGCCGTATCAGCCCGCTGTCGGGCAAGACGACCGGGGGCCGGTGTGGGTGTTTTCCGGGCAGGATTCGCAGTGGGCCGGTATGGGCGCGCAGCTCCTGGCGACCGAGCCGGTGTTCGCCGCCACCGTCGCGCAGGCCGAGCCGATGATCGCCGGTGAATCCGGGTTCTCGGTGACCGAAGCGCTGACGGCCCCCGAGGTGGTGACCGGTCAGGAGCGGATTCAGCCGACCCTGTTCACCATGCAGGTCGCCTTGGCCGCCACCCTCAAGGCATACGGGGTTCGTCCGGGCGCGGTGATCGGGCACTCGCTCGGCGAGGCCGCGGCCGCGGTCGCTGCAGGCGCACTATCGCTCGAAGACGGGTTGCGTGTCATCTGTCGCCGCTCACAGCTGATGTCACGCGTCGCGGGCACCGGTGCCACGGCATCGGTGGAACTGCCTGCCAAGGATGTGCTTTCGGAACTCACGGCCCGCGGCATCAACGACGTCGTGGTGGCGATAGTGGCCTCGCCGCAGTCCACGGTGATCGCCGGCGCCGCCGAGACGGTTCGTGAGCTGGTCGCAGCCTGGGAGCAGCGTGACGTGATGGCCCGCGAGGTTCCCACCGACGTGGCTTTTCATTCACCGCAAGTCGATCCGATCCTCGGGGAGCTGACCGATGCGCTCGCCGAGCTGAACCCGATGACACCGGAAGTTCCCTTCTACTCGGCGACCCTGTTCGATCCGCGTGAAGAACCGGTCTGCGACGCCCGCTACTGGGCCGACAACATGCGCCGCATGGTGCGGTTCGCCGCGGCCGTGCAGGCCGCCTTGGAGGACGGCTACCGCGTCTTCGCCGAGGTCTCGCCGCACCCGCTGCTCAGCCACGCTTTGGACCAGACCGCTCGCAACCTGGATATCCCGCTGGCCGCGGTGGCCGGTATGCGCCGCGAACAACCGCTGCCGTTCGGGCTGCGTGGCTTTGTAGCCGATGTGCACAACGCGGGTGCCGCAGTGGACTTTTCGGTGCTGTATCCGGCTGGTCGACTGGTCGATGCGCCGCTTCCGACGTGGACGCACCGGCGATTGTTCTGGAATCGCGAGGCCCAGGATTCCCCGATGCACGGTGCGTGCACGGTGTCGGTGCACCCGTTGTTGGGATCGCATGTGCGCTTGCAGGAGGAACCCGAGCGCCACGCGTGGCAGGCCGAGGTCGGCACCGACGCCCAGCCCTGGCTGGGCGATCACCGGATCCGCGATGTCGCAGTCATGCCCGGGGCGGGGTACTGCGAGATGGCGCTGGCGGCCGCGCGAACGGTGCTGGGTGAAGCTTCCGAGGTCCGCGACATTCGCTTCGAGCGGGCGCTGCGGCTGGATGCACAGACCACGGTCGGCGCTACGGCGTCGCTGACCTCGCCGGGCGTCGCCGAGTTCAGCGTGGAGACCAATCAAGGCGGCGAACAAGCGCGGCACGCTGCCGCGGTCCTGCAGGCCGCCGACGACGAGCAGCCACCTGCCCGGGATATGTCTGCCCTGCTGGCCGCGCATCCGCATCGCGAAGACGGCGACGAGGTGCGCAGGCGATTGGATGCGCGTGGGGTTCAGTTCGGTCCGGCGTTCACCGCGCTCGGCACCGTGTACGCCGGTGACGAGGGAACCGACACGGTGCTGGCCGAGGTTGCGCTACCGCGCCAAATACGTTCGCAGCAGGATGCTTACGGCATCCACCCGGCGTTGCTGGATACATGTTTTCAATGCATCGAGGGTCATCGGGACGTCCAGGCTCTCGGCGAAGAGGTGCTGGGATTGCCGCGGGGTGTGCGACGGCTACGCGCCTACGGTTCGGTTCGCAACGCCCGCTACTGCTACACGCGAGTGGTGAAAGCCGACGATTCCGGTGTCGAGGCGGATTTCGAATTGCTCGACGAGCACGGCACAGTGCTGCTCACCATGCAGGGCGGGCAATGGGGCGCACGACTTTCCGGTGACGCTTACAAAGAGCGAGTGCTGAGCGAGCGGCTATTGGCCATCGAGTGGCGGCAACAAGAGCCGGCCGAGGTCGAACACCCCGACGCTGGAAGCTGGCTGCTGGTCAGCACTGCCGCCACCGCGGACGTGGTGGCCACCAGGTTAACCGATGCCCTGAAAAGCCATGGCGCGTACTGCACGACAATGTGCTGGCCACCGCGTGCCGACCATGTCTCCAACCGCGAAGAGTTCGAAAACTACTTGCGCACAGGTGGATTCAGCGGTGTGGTGATCCTCACGGGACCGAAAAACGGCGACGCGCATGACCAGTCCCCGCTGCTGGGCCGCGAGTATGTGCAGCATCTGGTGCGTATCACCCGTGAATTGCCGGAGGTTCCCGGGGAGGCGCCTCGCCTGTACGTGGTGACCCGCAATGCCCAAAAGGTGCTGGCTGGTGACGTGGTCAACCTGGAGCAGGCCGGACTGCGAGGATTGGTGCGGGTGATCGGCACCGAGCATCCGCATCTGCGCGCGACCCAGATCGATGTGGACGAAGCCGTCGACGCCGACCAGTTGGCACAGCAACTGCTCGGCGATTCCGAGGAAGACGAGACCGCTTGGCGAAACGGCGCATGGTATGTCGCGCGGTTGTATCCCGCTCCGCTGCTGCCCGAGGAGCGGAAAACCACGCGCGCCAACCATGAGCGTGACGGGATGCGCATGCAGATCCGCACGTTCGGTGATTTGGAGTCGATGGAGCTCGTTGCGCGCGAAAGGGTTTCGCCAGGTCCCGGACAGATCGAAGTCGCGGTCAGCGCGTCGAGCATCAACTTCGCCGATGTACTGGTCGCGTTTGGCCGGTACCCGGCCATCGAGGGTCGGCTGCCGCAGCTGGGCACCGACTTCGCCGGGGTGGTGACCGCCGTCGGTCCCGACGTGACCGACCACAAGGTGGGTGATCGTGTCGGGGGTCTGTCCGCCGACGGCTGTTGGGGCACGTTCGTCATTTGCGATGCGCGTTTGGCCGTGCCGCTGCCCGCCGGACTTTCCGTCGAGCAAGCGGCGGCGGTGACCACCGCGCACGCCACCGCCTGGTACGGCCTGCACGAGCTGGCCCGCATGAAGGCCGGCGAAAAGGTGCTGATTCATTCCGGGACCGGGGGCGTGGGGCAAGCGGCGATCGCAATGGCCCGCGCCGCAGGAGCCGAGATCTTCGCCACCGCAGGCAGTGAGCAGCGTCGGCAATTGTTGCGCGACATGGGGATTGAGCATGTCTACGACTCGAGAAGCGTCGCGTTCGCCGACGAAATCCGCCGCGACACCGCCGGCTACGGCGTGGACATCGTGCTCAACTCGGTCACCGGCGCCGCCCAGCGCGCGGGCCTGGAACTGTTGGCCTACGGAGGCCGATTCATCGAAATCGGCAAACGCGACATCTACGGCGACACCCGGTTGGGGCTGTTCCCGTTCCGGCGCAACCTGTCGTTCTACGGCGTCGATCTGGCGTTGATGACCGTCACCCATCCCCACCGGCTGCGAGACGTGCTGAGCACGGTGTACCAGCTGGTCGCCGATGGCTCGTTGCCGATGCCGGAGACCACGCACTATCCGCTGGCCGACGCGGCCACCGCTATCAGGGTGATGAGCGGGGCCCAGCACACGGGCAAACTCGTGCTCGACATCCCGCACACCGGGGCCAGCCGAGTGGTGGTTCCGCCGGCACAGGCGAAGGTGTTCCGCCGCGACGGCGCCTACCTCGTCACCGGTGGGCTTGGCGGCCTGGGGCTGTTCTTGGCCGAGAAGATGGCTGCGGCTGGCTGTGGGCGCATCGTGTTGTCCTCGCGCTCGCAGCCGACGGCTGAGGCCGCGGAGGCCATCGAGCGCATTCGCGGGCTCGGTGCCGACGTCGTGGTGGAGAGCGGCGATATCACCGAGGCCGACACGGCGCAGCGGCTGGTGGCTACGGCGACGGCTACCGGGCTGCCGGTGCGCGGTGTGCTGCATCTGGCGGCGGTGATCGAGGACGCCACCCTGACTAACATCACCGACGAGCTCGTCGAACAGGACTGGGCACCAAAGGTTTACGGTGCATGGAACCTGCACACCGCCACTGCTGACCAGCCGTTGGACTGGTTCTGCTCGTTCTCCTCGGCGGCGGCGCTGGTGGGCTCGCCCGGACAGGGCGCCTACGCGGCGGCCAACAGCTGGCTGGACGCTTTCACTTGGTGGCGTCGCGCGCAGGGCTTGCCGGCGACCGCGATCGCCTGGGGAGCCTGGGCCGAGATCGGGCGCGCAACCGCGATGGCCGAGGGCGGTGCGGTTGCCATCGATCCCGACGAGGGCGCGTACGCGTTCGAAACGCTGTTGCGCCACGACCGCGCCTACACCGGCTACGCGCCCATCACGGGCGCGCCGTGGCTAACCGCATTCGCCGAGCTAAGCCCGTTCGCTGAAGCGTTCCGCTCGACCGGGCAAAATATCGGGGGCACAAGCAAATTCCTCGCCGAGCTCAAGGAGTTGCCGATCGACGAGTGGCCTACCCGGCTTCGGCGTCTGCTTTCCGACCAGGTCAGCCTGATCCTGCGTCGCAGCGTCGATCCCGACCGGCCGCTCACCGAGTACGGCCTGGACTCGCTGGGCGCGCTCGAACTGCGTACCCGCATCGAGGCCGAGACCGGAATACGGATCAACGCCGGCGATCTCACCAGCATCGGCACCATTCGCGGATTGGCGGACCTGCTGGTTGAAAAGCTGGCGCCCGCCGAAGCTGCCTGA